The stretch of DNA GGCGCAACAGCTCCCATCGGTACAGACCCATCGTCCATCCCGATGATCCCAATAGTGTCACCAGTGGTCGGTGAGTGGACAGAGCATAAGGCACCAGACGGAAGAACGTATTATTATAACAGTGTCACAAAGCAGAGCTTGTGGGAAAAGCCGGACGAATTAAAATCTCCCGCAGAAAAGTTACTCTCGCAGTGTCCCTGGAAGGAGTACAGATCAGATCAGGGCAAGATCTACTATCATAACGTCAACACTAAGGAGTCACAATGGGTTGCTCCGCCCGATTATTTAGAACTGAAGGAAAAAGTCGATGCGGAGAAAGTTGCTGCCGAAGCTGCAAAAGCAGCTGCGCTGAAAACGGTTGCGGTGGGTGGCATTCCGATGATTATTCCTCCCGTGGTAATGCCTGTTATGTCTCCTGCACTCGCTGCCAGTGAATCCATGACTTCATTGTCTGGAGTGATGCCTGGTTCCGCAGAAAACTCCTCTTCAGCACTGGATCAAGCCATGGCTGCAACACTTGCTGCTATAGAGGTTCCAGAGGATCCTGCACCGAAAAAAGAGGAGGAAGAGAAGCCTCCTGTCGAGGAAGAACCCGTCGTGGAATTTAAGGATAAAAAGGAAGCGATTGAAGCTTTCaaagaatttttgaaagaaaaaagtatTCCTTCTAGCGCTAATTGGGAACAGTGTGTAAAGATCATTCAAAAGGATCCCAAATTTAATGTGTTTAAGAGACTGCAGGAGAAGAAGCAAGCGTTCAACGCTTACAAGACACAAAAGCAGAAAGACGAGAAAGAGGAGCAGCGGCTTAAAGTTAAAAAATCGAAGGAGGAACTCGAGAAGTTCCTCATGACTTCAGAGAAGATGAACTCTACCTTGAAGTACTACCGTTGCGACGAAATGTTCACCAGTTTGGATGTCTGGAAGTCAGTTCCGGAACAGGATCGCAGGGACATTTATGACGACTGCATTTTTAATCTTTCCAAGCGTGAGAAAGAGGAAGCACGAGTTTTAAAGAAGAGAAATATGCGAGTTCTTGGGGAACTATTGGAAGCGATGACCTCAGTTTCCCATCAAACAACATGGTCTGAAGCACAGGTAATGCTACTCGAGAATGGTTCCTTCAAGAATGACGTCAACCTGCTCGGAATGGACAAGGAGGATGCGTTGATAGTTTTCGAGGAACACATTCGTACCTTGGAACGGGAGGAAGACGAGGAGAAGGAACGTGAGAAAAAACGACTTAAGCGGCAGCAGCGCAAGAATCGAGACCAATTCCTGGCGCTGCTGGATAGTCTTCACGAAGAGGGGAAGCTTACATCTATGTCCCTTTGGGTGGAATTGTATCCAATAATATCGGCTGATTTACGGTTCTCGGCAATGCTTGGCCAAACAGGTTCCACGCCGTtggatttgttcaaattttacgTGGAAAATCTCAAAGCGCGCTTCCACGATGAAAAGAAAAtcatcaaagaaattttgaaggaaaaGGAATTTATTGTCCAATCGGAAACCACTTTCGAAGATTTTGCAACCGTCGTTTGCGAGGATAAGCGTTCGGCAACCTTGGATGCCGGCAACGTCAAGTTAACGTACAATTCTCTGCTAGAGAAGGCCGAAGCGGCGGAAAAGGAACGTCTGAAAGAGGAAACCCGCCGTATCAGAAAGATGGAGAACGAATTGAAGGGAATATGGATTGAGGCCGGTCTTTCGGCGGTTGATAGCTGGGAAACTGCCCAGAAGATTGTTCTTGATTTAGACGTGTATGAACTGTACGAGAAGGAAGATAAGGTAGAACGGCTTTGGGAAGAGTTCATCAAGGAAGCGGAGGATTCTTGCAGTCATCATCACTCCCGgtcgaaaaaatccaaaaagaaTCGCAAGCGCAAAAAGAAATCTCGTTCATCCTCTAAATCGGTGAGCTTGTACATTAGTTTTAGGTGAGAAAGGAAATTaatgttatatttgttttttttgagtTAGGAATCTGAACCATCTGAAGCTGAATATGAGAAGCCTTCGAAGAAAAAGCGCAAATCCCGTTCCCGCTCTCGGTCGAAGTCATCAGAATCGGAAAGTGACGAACAGAGTGAGCGTGAGAAAAAGcgtaagaaaaagaagaagcatCGCAAGCACTCTCCCTCGCCTGCATACGAAGAACAGATAACAGTTCTACCCATGGAAGTGAAGAACGGCAATTCTTCGAGATCTCTTTCACCGGAAATCGAGCGTAAGAAGGTAAGTTGCTACAACATTTGTCGGAACAACGCTAATGAGCGTTTCCATTTGAATTCTAAGGTtaatttgttttgtattttttgatttGGCTGACATTTAGCAGGCGCATCCTTTGTGACCAAAAAGAACAATTTATATCATCGGTCATTTTGATCCTAGCCTTCCTTTTGAGAAGGGCTTAAACATAAATTGCTTGaaaaatttcgagaaaaatattACCCAGTTGGTCTAATTGATTTGGTTGGGCCGCTAATTCAGTGTGTGATTACATTATTTCATCTCATCCTCCCTTCATTCCTTCCCATACCTACTCCCCCCTCACCCATTCCACTCCTTTTTGTTTCGGAACACGCCCTTCGCTTGGAATCTAGGTCATTTGTGCTTGGTTACTGCTTTACTCATCGAAATaataaacatatatatatatatatatatatatatatatatatatatatatatatatatatatatatatatatatatatatatatatatatatatatatatatatatatatatatatatatatatatatatatatatatatatatatatatatatatatatatatatatatatatatatatatatatatatatatatatatatatatatatcggttTACATATATATATCGGTTCTTCGATTTCGGTTCTCAAATGTGGACTGTATTAAATTTTACTCGATTTGGTCGGATAAAAAACACTGTTTACACacttaaaaatattctttattagTTCTAATTTTAGAACTAACTCTACTTTTAATGTTGTCGATTTGAATGTTGGAATAAGACTGTCTGAATATGCATTTGCACACGCGCTCGCGTGGCTCACAGTTTTGCTGTTGCAGTTGTGTGCGTTTCTGCACTCCCTAGGGGTGGGGCTTATGGTTTACGCTCATACACTCGGCGGTAGACGGAACATTCTCCCCCGGGTGATGTATCACATCAATGACACAAGCTGGATCCATTAGAATTGTCCTCGGTTGGCAACACTGAAACCTTAGTGATTGGTCGCCTGTACGTTGATCCGTTTGCGAAGACATCAACTGTTCGAACCAAACCATCATCGTCGGGATAGACGCATGTAATTCGACCCAGTTTCCAATTGAGTGGCGGCAGATTTTTGTCATGGAGTAGGACGATCATTCCTGGACGATGATTTGGCATCGTTCGTAGATTCTTCTTTCGTGGTTGAAGAGTGTTGAGATAATCTCGGGTCCATGCGCGCCAGAAATGCTCGCGCATCAGCTGCAAATGTTGCCATCTATCTAATCGGGTAGCCTTTACATTTTCCAAGGATGGTTCTGCTAAAGCGATAAGAGGGCGACCGATTAAAAAATGTGCTGGTGTGATTACCTGAGGATCTGCTGAATCTCTGGAAACGGTGAATAAAGGTCTGGAGTTTAAAACTGCTTCAATCTCAATTAAAACAGTGGCCAACTCTTCAAAAGTCAACTTTGCGGTTCCGGCAATTCTTTTCAAATGCGTTTTTGCAGATTTAACAGCGGCTTCCCAAAGTCCACCAAACTCTGGAGCATCTGGTGGTATGAAATGCCATTCGATTTCACGTTGCTGACATAATTGTTGAATTCGATTTAAATCCTGCTGGTTTTGGAATTGTCGGTAAATTTGATTGAGTTCGTGGTGGGCACCTCGAAAGTTAGATGCGTTATCGGAGTGTATCTGTTGCACTAATCCTCGTCGTCCAATTAGTCGTTTGAGAGAGGCAATGAAAGCGTCGATCGTGAGATTGGAAACTGCTTCCATGTGCACAGCTTTAGTTGACATACACACATATACTGCAACGTATGCTTTAATTAATCTCGGACGTCGTGCTCCTTCTTTTATCCAAAGTGGACCGGCATAGTCGACACCAGTTACTGCAAATGGTGGGGACGGAACTACACGAGATCTTGGCAGGCTCCCCATAAGCTGTGTAGTATCGGTCGGATTTGTTCGGAAGCAACGAATACAACTGCGGGTTACCTTTCGAACTGTAGATCGAGCGTTAAGTAG from Toxorhynchites rutilus septentrionalis strain SRP chromosome 3, ASM2978413v1, whole genome shotgun sequence encodes:
- the LOC129777823 gene encoding pre-mRNA-processing factor 40 homolog A — its product is MSVPPGAGVQSFPALVPFSVPPPGFGAPGATAPIGTDPSSIPMIPIVSPVVGEWTEHKAPDGRTYYYNSVTKQSLWEKPDELKSPAEKLLSQCPWKEYRSDQGKIYYHNVNTKESQWVAPPDYLELKEKVDAEKVAAEAAKAAALKTVAVGGIPMIIPPVVMPVMSPALAASESMTSLSGVMPGSAENSSSALDQAMAATLAAIEVPEDPAPKKEEEEKPPVEEEPVVEFKDKKEAIEAFKEFLKEKSIPSSANWEQCVKIIQKDPKFNVFKRLQEKKQAFNAYKTQKQKDEKEEQRLKVKKSKEELEKFLMTSEKMNSTLKYYRCDEMFTSLDVWKSVPEQDRRDIYDDCIFNLSKREKEEARVLKKRNMRVLGELLEAMTSVSHQTTWSEAQVMLLENGSFKNDVNLLGMDKEDALIVFEEHIRTLEREEDEEKEREKKRLKRQQRKNRDQFLALLDSLHEEGKLTSMSLWVELYPIISADLRFSAMLGQTGSTPLDLFKFYVENLKARFHDEKKIIKEILKEKEFIVQSETTFEDFATVVCEDKRSATLDAGNVKLTYNSLLEKAEAAEKERLKEETRRIRKMENELKGIWIEAGLSAVDSWETAQKIVLDLDVYELYEKEDKVERLWEEFIKEAEDSCSHHHSRSKKSKKNRKRKKKSRSSSKSESEPSEAEYEKPSKKKRKSRSRSRSKSSESESDEQSEREKKRKKKKKHRKHSPSPAYEEQITVLPMEVKNGNSSRSLSPEIERKKKKKDKKKKEKRRSRSVSRGSSGGTKFRSPEEAGRNGDSASPKVSDDAALSESELESQRAALLAQLNEQMDE